A window of the Candidatus Nitrosotalea okcheonensis genome harbors these coding sequences:
- a CDS encoding zinc ribbon domain-containing protein: MKVFNGKTAADDYMSSHTLTFSTPELTLTRFSFWLGDMVPDTKNPGQQMPRLMNFIEEKDFAPTPLVDDDTFVPTGAMKTIGGLYGSVNVPTETSSKYCQECGSKLSLVAKFCTECGANQD; the protein is encoded by the coding sequence ATGAAAGTGTTCAATGGAAAAACAGCGGCAGATGATTACATGTCAAGTCATACGTTGACTTTTTCCACACCAGAGCTTACACTAACTAGATTTTCATTTTGGTTGGGTGACATGGTACCTGATACAAAAAATCCCGGTCAGCAAATGCCCAGATTGATGAACTTTATAGAAGAAAAAGATTTTGCACCAACGCCTCTGGTGGACGATGATACATTTGTGCCAACAGGTGCAATGAAGACAATTGGTGGCTTGTATGGCAGTGTTAATGTACCAACTGAAACAAGCTCAAAATATTGCCAAGAGTGCGGCTCAAAATTATCCCTGGTTGCAAAATTCTGCACAGAATGTGGTGCAAACCAAGACTAA
- the trxA gene encoding thioredoxin, with translation MDKAKPVDSKNWEKEVMASPIPVFVDFWAEWCGPCRMVGPVVEELAGEYAGKINFVKVNVDENNELASKYNVFSIPTLALFSKGQVVAQQVGAASKGSYKNMIDSALSKI, from the coding sequence GTGGATAAAGCAAAACCTGTAGATTCAAAGAACTGGGAAAAAGAGGTCATGGCTTCTCCAATTCCTGTGTTTGTAGATTTTTGGGCCGAATGGTGTGGTCCATGCAGGATGGTGGGTCCGGTAGTTGAAGAGCTGGCCGGTGAATATGCAGGAAAGATCAACTTTGTTAAGGTTAATGTTGATGAAAACAACGAACTTGCATCAAAGTACAATGTCTTTAGCATACCAACACTAGCATTATTCAGCAAGGGCCAGGTTGTAGCGCAACAAGTGGGTGCTGCATCAAAGGGTTCTTACAAGAATATGATAGACAGTGCTCTTTCAAAAATCTAA
- a CDS encoding pentapeptide repeat-containing protein, translating to MSRKIRVIFSENIESKWFLPIIFLSSIILFVLRKPIFILIQPGRVEDVDVLLREAIQYSWGSIFVVYNYYLHFVPRLVTIFSLYLFGISNVNLAMNVAAIIIATLCALFFSTKQFRFIIKNDFLRAVCSLFIVAAPGINEIYSNISSIQWFLNIFTMLFVLLLLFRYEEYKKQSKKKKCLYAFFCSASFLSSAFSIVFLPALIYVIIREIRKNERELITLVSCVIPTVLLLFQTSLLYINYSQQFKSSALQVTTGIIRSTIQIFTTSATTVFTTIFSNIYQYLGNMVYLIPIILVAFILLNSIKSGLRFEIFTLYCITATLFLSILVRGGMAERFMSFTVIFLFILVVRQFDKRKSLSFRLFFVAIMIIIISNIGSVFFIPTSADENWKYVTDLYNPQGRYHCYVGEVPQGWEIFIPCSNPMSNSTMVPPSSSTAFGPSITFTPPVMLTTTSIESNTIAISGMTTTFTATILPIPDAGTVQFYIDDMPTGHPITVFGGQSVFSTSVLPIGIHHIFASYSGAPDFYASKSPQTTITILPISGLQGTNLSGIDMQGMNLSGINLQGANLSGANLQNVNFSNANLHDVNLSGASLSGANFKAADLSDANFRGVILSGVNLSGANLSNADLRDANTRGADFTGATTNGCNGCLQK from the coding sequence TTGAGTAGGAAAATACGTGTTATTTTTTCTGAAAACATAGAATCAAAATGGTTTTTGCCCATCATATTTTTGTCAAGCATTATACTTTTTGTTCTGAGAAAACCAATCTTTATTTTGATTCAACCAGGCAGAGTTGAAGATGTAGATGTTCTATTAAGGGAAGCTATTCAATATTCATGGGGAAGTATTTTTGTTGTTTACAACTATTATTTGCATTTCGTTCCACGTCTTGTAACAATTTTTTCCCTATACTTGTTCGGTATTTCCAATGTAAACCTAGCAATGAATGTAGCTGCAATAATTATTGCAACACTTTGTGCATTATTTTTTTCTACCAAACAATTTCGGTTTATAATTAAAAATGATTTTCTCCGAGCTGTTTGTTCCTTATTCATTGTAGCAGCTCCCGGGATTAATGAAATCTATTCCAACATTTCAAGCATCCAGTGGTTCTTGAATATATTTACAATGCTTTTTGTATTGTTGCTATTATTTAGATATGAAGAATATAAAAAACAATCCAAGAAAAAGAAATGCCTTTATGCATTTTTCTGTTCTGCATCGTTTCTGTCTTCCGCATTTTCAATTGTTTTTCTTCCTGCATTAATTTATGTCATAATACGTGAGATTAGAAAAAATGAAAGAGAATTGATTACACTAGTTAGCTGTGTAATACCAACAGTTTTACTATTATTTCAGACATCCCTGTTATACATCAATTATTCCCAACAATTCAAATCCTCTGCATTACAGGTTACCACAGGTATCATTAGATCAACAATACAGATATTTACCACTAGTGCCACCACTGTCTTTACTACAATATTTTCTAATATTTATCAATATTTGGGAAACATGGTTTATCTCATACCAATTATTTTGGTTGCGTTTATTTTACTAAACTCCATAAAAAGCGGATTAAGATTTGAGATTTTTACCTTGTATTGTATAACTGCAACATTATTCTTGTCAATTCTAGTAAGAGGCGGCATGGCAGAAAGATTCATGTCATTTACAGTCATATTTTTATTCATACTAGTTGTCAGGCAATTTGATAAAAGAAAATCATTATCATTCAGACTTTTCTTTGTAGCTATTATGATAATCATCATTTCGAATATAGGTTCCGTGTTTTTTATACCAACTTCTGCAGATGAAAACTGGAAATATGTTACAGATCTTTACAATCCACAAGGCAGATACCATTGTTATGTAGGTGAGGTGCCTCAGGGTTGGGAAATTTTCATTCCATGTTCAAATCCAATGTCAAACAGCACAATGGTTCCACCTTCTTCATCCACAGCATTTGGCCCATCAATAACTTTTACACCTCCTGTAATGCTAACAACTACATCAATAGAATCAAACACAATAGCAATATCAGGAATGACAACAACATTTACTGCAACGATATTGCCAATACCTGACGCAGGAACAGTACAGTTCTATATTGATGACATGCCCACAGGACACCCAATTACAGTATTTGGAGGTCAGTCAGTCTTTAGCACATCCGTACTGCCCATAGGAATACATCATATTTTTGCATCATATAGCGGCGCTCCTGACTTTTATGCTAGTAAATCACCACAAACTACAATTACAATACTGCCAATTTCAGGCCTGCAAGGTACAAATCTTTCTGGAATAGACATGCAAGGTATGAATCTGTCAGGTATCAACCTACAAGGTGCAAATCTTTCTGGCGCTAATTTGCAAAATGTCAATTTTTCTAATGCCAATCTCCATGATGTCAATTTGTCAGGTGCCTCACTCTCGGGTGCTAATTTCAAAGCAGCAGACCTATCTGATGCTAATTTCAGAGGCGTTATTCTTTCAGGCGTTAATCTATCAGGAGCTAACTTGTCAAATGCAGATCTAAGAGATGCAAATACTAGAGGAGCAGACTTTACTGGTGCCACAACTAATGGCTGCAATGGTTGCCTACAAAAATAA
- a CDS encoding AAA family ATPase — protein MSFTLYSVTGDDFIGRKELVDELTRELSSKNKIGFSLSGIRRIGKTSILKEVESRLTKQRIPVIYISIWRILPTTIDEFTRVLDRVALSAFEHKLPKKFKFEELLVTGAKALGNFLSGLNLSAKVAEDLKLSLSYIKKESEDVEEAVTKSISLIEHLAEMTKTKCVLIIDEFPSIVELTYGEKNRKMGFDIVKLIRTLFEDFKYTKLVVSGSYRDTLDNLVTKTSAPFYKQLLLREVEPFTKDEFDKFITHYLPDLKFIDSQTKEEFYKISSGIPYNLQLLGKEIQLHDMVKLDSKKLYDIVKTILKKEGEQSFKEFTENQTPSEIKVLKALAKSPEKKPTDIEKDEFMSNATISSALVSLCSKAVLKRRERGIYEFTDNLFAEWLKVSEIM, from the coding sequence GTGTCGTTTACGCTATATTCAGTAACCGGAGATGACTTCATAGGAAGAAAAGAACTAGTTGACGAATTAACAAGAGAGCTCTCCTCCAAGAATAAAATCGGTTTCTCGTTGTCAGGAATAAGGCGTATAGGAAAAACAAGTATACTAAAAGAGGTTGAAAGTAGATTGACAAAACAGCGTATACCTGTTATCTATATCTCAATATGGAGAATCTTGCCAACTACTATTGATGAATTTACAAGAGTATTGGATAGAGTTGCATTAAGTGCATTTGAACATAAACTACCAAAGAAATTCAAATTTGAAGAGCTTCTAGTAACTGGCGCAAAAGCATTAGGCAATTTTCTCTCTGGCCTTAATTTATCTGCCAAAGTTGCAGAAGATCTCAAGCTATCCTTATCATATATCAAAAAAGAATCAGAGGATGTCGAGGAAGCTGTTACAAAATCTATCTCTTTAATAGAACATTTGGCAGAGATGACAAAAACCAAATGTGTTCTGATCATCGATGAATTTCCGTCCATAGTTGAGCTTACTTACGGAGAAAAAAACAGAAAGATGGGATTCGATATAGTAAAATTGATACGCACATTATTTGAAGACTTCAAGTATACAAAACTAGTGGTTTCCGGATCTTATCGTGATACGCTAGATAACTTGGTGACAAAAACAAGTGCGCCTTTCTACAAACAGCTACTTCTTCGAGAAGTAGAACCTTTTACTAAGGATGAATTTGATAAGTTCATCACACATTATCTTCCAGATCTAAAGTTTATTGACAGTCAAACAAAAGAAGAATTTTACAAGATTTCTAGTGGGATTCCATACAATCTACAGCTTTTAGGAAAAGAAATTCAGTTACATGATATGGTAAAACTTGATAGCAAAAAACTTTATGATATTGTTAAAACGATATTAAAGAAAGAAGGAGAGCAATCATTTAAAGAATTTACAGAAAACCAGACCCCGTCAGAAATTAAGGTGTTAAAGGCACTTGCAAAGTCTCCTGAAAAGAAGCCTACAGATATTGAAAAGGATGAATTCATGAGTAATGCCACCATAAGTTCAGCATTAGTTTCACTTTGTAGCAAGGCAGTTTTGAAAAGACGGGAACGTGGAATCTACGAATTTACTGATAATCTATTTGCCGAATGGCTCAAAGTATCAGAAATCATGTAA
- a CDS encoding zinc ribbon domain-containing protein: MSFGDIDTLNLLFDKLQNLLNDTQGYYESFLDANTMYKQGKLSDKEFFEKLGDYVVSYSSLEFLSVKVIFELKKSLDKISSGRASGSTMASPMPPGMGPQASQMASTLPGPGQPPSIISAAAAFSSPGELPRPDPSLLPKQSSGGPVCNSCGSSLKPNAKFCSKCGNKIS; encoded by the coding sequence ATGTCATTTGGAGATATTGATACTCTAAACCTTCTATTTGACAAACTACAGAATCTGTTAAACGATACACAAGGATACTATGAATCGTTTCTTGACGCTAATACAATGTACAAGCAAGGAAAACTCTCAGACAAGGAATTCTTTGAGAAACTGGGAGATTATGTAGTATCATATTCATCGCTAGAGTTCCTGTCTGTCAAGGTAATCTTTGAGCTAAAGAAATCACTTGACAAAATATCAAGTGGCCGTGCATCTGGCTCTACAATGGCAAGTCCAATGCCTCCTGGCATGGGACCACAAGCATCACAAATGGCATCTACACTGCCAGGACCGGGACAGCCTCCTTCAATCATATCTGCTGCTGCAGCGTTTTCATCACCTGGTGAACTTCCTAGGCCAGATCCTTCATTATTGCCAAAACAAAGCTCGGGTGGTCCTGTCTGCAATTCTTGTGGTTCGAGTCTAAAACCTAATGCAAAGTTTTGCTCCAAATGTGGAAATAAAATATCCTAG